One segment of Brassica napus cultivar Da-Ae chromosome C3, Da-Ae, whole genome shotgun sequence DNA contains the following:
- the LOC106418500 gene encoding uncharacterized protein LOC106418500 — protein sequence MKLRKTTKANVKATNRLTQPFTHTHTLSLSLSLHSSQNISKMQTLTLLVVALTIAGGGFNRAAALGGNTNNVYSPCSDTRIQRSDGFTFGIAFSSRASFFLNQTVLLSPCDRRLTLAAMNSQLSIFRPKIDEISLLSINTSAFFPDNYGGYMVAFAGRKYAARSPPAFIANSTYTVTSFTLVMEFQKGRLQNLFWKRDGCASCKGNSNFVCLNKQDCAIRTPSCKGRGGTVDCSLGIQLAFSGTDTHLAVLNSWYEVENMKQYSLYGLYSNLKSSLTSQFNNFF from the exons ATGAAGCTGCGGAAAACGACGAAGGCGAACGTGAAAGCCACAAACAGACTCACTCAGCcgttcacacacacacacacactctctctctctctctctcttcacagTTCCCAAAACATTTCGAAAATGCAAACCCTAACGCTCCTCGTGGTGGCTCTAACCATCGCCGGAGGAGGTTTCAACAGAGCGGCAGCCTTGGGAGGAAACACCAACAATGTCTACTCGCCTTGCTCCGACACCAGAATCCAGAGATCCGATGGATTCACCTTCGGAATCGCCTTCTCTTCGCGTGCTTCTTTCTTCCTGAACCAGACGGTTCTTCTCTCTCCATGCGACCGTCGACTAACCCTGGCCGCCATGAACTCTCAGCTCTCTATCTTCCGTCCTAAGATCGACGAGATCTCTCTGCTCTCCATCAACACCTCTGCCTTCTTCCCG GACAACTATGGTGGATATATGGTGGCTTTCGCTGGTCGGAAATATGCAGCTAGGTCTCCTCCGGCTTTTATTGCTAACTCCACCTACACCGTTACCAGTTTTACTTTG gTGATGGAGTTTCAGAAAGGTAGGCTTCAAAACCTCTTCTGGAAGAGAGACGGGTGTGCGTCCTGCAAGGGGAACTCCAACTTTGTGTGCCTCAACAAGCAAGATTGTGCTATCAGAACACCCAGCTGCAAAGGCCGAGGAGGCACTGTGGACTGCAGTCTCGGTATCCAGCTTGCGTTTTCCGGGACTGACACACACTTGGCGGTTCTTAACTCGTGGTATGAAGTCGAGAACATGAAGCAGTATTCTCTTTACGGTCTCTATTCCAACCTCAAGAGCTCTCTTACCAGTCAGTTCAACAATTTCTTCTAA
- the LOC106418662 gene encoding glycosyltransferase BC10, whose protein sequence is MLSNQFVISFFLLLCIPIVFFLVAPHVFPPPPRESLIPIADEIDDQILFRRASAGSSSHLSSGSPQPKLKIAFLFLTNSDLHFAPIWDGFFSGHPRSLYNVYVHADPFVNITRPGNGSVFQNAFITSAKRTSRASPTLISATRRLFATALLDDPANAYFAVLSQHCIPLHSFRFVYQSLFESPSFDKSNPDPTSKGVRIWYRSFIELISDEPRLWKRYIARGRYAMLPQVPFDKFRVGSHFFLMTRRHALLTVKDRILWRKFKLPCYRSDECYPEEHYFPTLMNMKDPLGCTGFTLTRVNWTATVKGHPYSYKPTEVSSHLIHHLRLSNHSTSYFFARKFMPTCLKPLLAIADSVIFTD, encoded by the coding sequence ATGTTGTCGAACCAGTTCGttatctccttcttccttcttctttgtatcCCGATCGTCTTCTTCCTCGTTGCCCCTCATGTCTTCCCTCCTCCTCCACGCGAATCTCTCATCCCTATCGCGGACGAGATCGACGACCAGATCCTATTCCGCCGCGCCTCCGCGGGATCTTCCTCGCATCTTTCCTCCGGGAGCCCACAGCCTAAGCTCAAAATCGCCTTCCTTTTCCTCACAAACTCCGACCTCCATTTCGCGCCAATCTGGGATGGATTCTTCTCCGGCCATCCTCGATCTCTCTACAACGTCTACGTCCACGCAGATCCCTTCGTCAACATCACCAGACCCGGCAACGGCTCCGTCTTCCAGAACGCCTTCATCACCTCCGCCAAACGCACATCACGCGCCTCTCCCACTCTGATCTCCGCCACGCGCCGACTCTTCGCCACCGCACTTCTCGACGACCCGGCGAACGCGTACTTCGCAGTCCTCTCTCAGCACTGCATTCCTCTCCACTCCTTCAGATTCGTCTACCAATCCCTCTTCGAATCACCCAGTTTCGATAAATCAAACCCGGATCCAACTTCCAAAGGGGTTCGAATCTGGTACCGGAGCTTCATCGAGCTCATCTCCGATGAACCCAGGCTTTGGAAACGCTACATTGCTCGAGGGAGATACGCTATGTTACCTCAAGTCCCCTTCGACAAATTCCGAGTGGGTTCTCACTTCTTCCTCATGACTAGGAGACACGCTCTTCTCACTGTCAAAGATCGCATCCTGTGGAGAAAATTCAAGCTCCCTTGCTACCGTTCCGATGAGTGTTACCCCGAGGAGCATTACTTCCCCACGTTGATGAACATGAAGGATCCACTGGGTTGCACCGGTTTCACTCTCACCCGTGTCAATTGGACTGCTACTGTCAAGGGTCATCCTTATTCCTACAAGCCTACAGAAGTCTCCTCCCACTTGATTCACCACCTCCGCCTTTCCAATCATTCAACCTCCTACTTTTTTGCTAGGAAGTTTATGCCTACTTGCTTGAAACCTTTGTTGGCCATTGCAGACTCCGTCATCTTTACGGATTGA
- the LOC106418495 gene encoding MD-2-related lipid-recognition protein ROSY1 → MAISYAQPLLLLLFSLFLLPSLRATSFHNCDKRLDPVKVTGVEISPDPVVSGKAATFKITGSTDEDISGGEVVISVSLYGVHIHTETHDLCDESSCPIAPGTFVLSHSQTLPSITPPGTYTLKMTIKDKNGGRLTCISFKFKITLFSTVYAS, encoded by the exons ATGGCGATTTCTTACGCTCAGCCTctgcttcttctcctcttctcacTCTTCCTCTTACCTTCTTTGCGCGCCACTTCTTTCCACAACTGCG ATAAGAGGCTCGATCCCGTTAAGGTCACAGGTGTGGAGATCTCTCCTGACCCTGTTGTGAGTGGCAAAGCCGCAACATTTAAGATCACTGGTTCTACTG ATGAAGACATCTCTGGAGGAGAAGTAGTGATCAGTGTTTCACTCTATGGAGTTCATATCCATACCGAAACTCATGATCTCTGCGATGAGTCTTCCTGCCCGATCGCACCTGGCACCTTTGTCCTTTCTCATTCCCAAACACTGCCTTCTATTACACCACCC GGTACTTATACGCTTAAGATGACGATAAAGGACAAGAATGGCGGGCGACTGACCTGCATCAGCTTCAAATTCAAGATCACATTGTTTTCCACGGTTTATGCTAGTTAA